One Glycine max cultivar Williams 82 chromosome 3, Glycine_max_v4.0, whole genome shotgun sequence DNA window includes the following coding sequences:
- the LOC100806268 gene encoding ETO1-like protein 1 isoform X3 yields the protein MRSFFPAESCKEAHPNALNPQSWLQIERGKLPKLSSSSHPSSASMCCFFLVGLGCGVCFAVICFSESLIKVPQPAILPFFKPVDYVEVLAQIHEELESCPPQERSNLFLLQYQVFRGLGEVKLMRRSLQGAWQRAHTVHEKIIFGAWLKYEKQEEELIADLLAACGKCAKEFAPVDIASLLPFDVNAGSEGRTTNENCISQNVTFTIGSEKIICERQKISELSAPFRAMLKGHFSESLSETIDLSENNISPSGMKAISDFSLNGSLIEVLPNLLLEILVFANKYCCERLKDACDRRLASLVSSKEDAVELMEYALDEHSTVLAASCLQVLLRDLPNCLNDNRVVEIFVHANKQQLAVMVGPGIFTLFCFLGEVSMNLNSSSDTTAHILERLVEFAENDQQRLLALHQLGCVRLLRKEYDEARCLFEGAVNAGHIYSVAGLARLDYIKGDKLLSYGQLNSVISSVTPLGWMYQERSLYCDGDKRWEDLEKASNLDPTLIYPYTYRAASLMRTQNAQAALAEINRILGFKLSPECLEVRFFIHLSLEDYKAALCDVQTILTLRSDYRMFEGRVAASQLCTLVREHVERWTTADCWARLYDCWSAVDDIGSLSVIYQMLESDAAKGILYFRQSLLLLRLNCPEAAMRSLQLARQHASSEHERLVYEGWILYDTGHYEEGLWKAEESINIKRSFEAFFLKAYALADSSIDPSCSPTVISLLEDALKCPSDNLRKGT from the exons ATGAGGAGTTTCTTCCCTGCTGAATCCTGTAAAGAGGCTCACCCAAATGCTTTGAATCCTCAGTCATGGCTTCAAATTGAAAGAGGGAAACTTCccaagttgtcatcatcatcacACCCCTCATCTGCCTCAAT gtgttgtttttttttggtggggTTGGGGTGTGGTGTTTGTTTTGCTGTCATCTGCTTTAGTGAATCTCTGATCAAGGTCCCACAGCCAGCTATACTGCCTTTCTTTAAGCCTGTTGATTATGTGGAGGTTTTAGCTCAAATCCATGAAGAACTTGAGTCTTGTCCTCCGCAGGAGAGGTCAAACTTGTTTTTGTTGCAATACCAGGTCTTCAGGGGCCTTGGGGAAGTTAAACTGATGCGTAGAAGCCTCCAGGGAGCATGGCAGAGAGCCCACACTGTTCATGAGAAGATTATATTTGGGGCATGGTTGAAATATGAGAAGCAAGAGGAAGAGCTAATAGCTGACTTGCTTGCAGCTTGTGGTAAATGTGCGAAGGAGTTTGCGCCTGTAGATATAGCGTCTCTTCTTCCATTTGATGTAAATGCAGGTTCCGAGGGGAGAACGACCAATGAGAACTGCATTTCTCAAAATGTTACTTTTACGATTGGAAGTGAAAAGATAATTTGTGAGAGACAAAAAATTTCGGAACTTTCGGCACCATTTCGTGCAATGCTCAAGGGGCATTTCAGTGAATCACTCTCCGAGACTATAGATTTGTCTGAAAATAATATCTCCCCCTCAGGTATGAAGGCAATAAGTGATTTCAGTTTGAATGGCAGTTTAATTGAGGTCCTTCCAAATCTTTTGTTGGAGATATTAGTTTTCGCAAACAAGTATTGTTGTGAAAGACTTAAAGATGCTTGCGATAGAAGACTTGCATCCTTAGtttcctccaaagaagatgctGTGGAGCTCATGGAATATGCTCTTGATGAGCATTCAACTGTCCTTGCTGCATCTTGTTTACAAGTCCTTTTGCGTGATCTTCCAAACTGTTTGAATGACAATCGGGTGGTGGAGATATTTGTTCATGCTAATAAGCAGCAGCTAGCAGTCATGGTTGGGCCAGGTATATTTACACTTTTCTGTTTCTTAGGTGAAGTTTCTATGAACCTTAATTCTAGTTCAGACACAACAGCTCATATCCTGGAACGGTTAGTTGAGTTTGCTGAGAATGACCAGCAGAGACTACTCGCTTTACATCAATTGGGATGTGTAAGACTCTTAAGGAAAGAGTATGATGAAGCACGTTGTCTTTTTGAAGGGGCTGTAAATGCAGGCCATATATATTCTGTGGCAGGTTTAGCTAGACTGGACTATATAAAGGGTGACAAGCTTTTATCTTATGGGCAGCTCAACTCAGTCATTTCATCTGTTACTCCACTTGGATGGATGTATCAGGAAAGATCACTATACTGTGACGGTGACAAAAGGTGGGAGGACCTTGAGAAAGCAAGTAATCTGGATCCTACTCTTATATATCCTTACACGTACAGGGCTGCCTCTTTAATGAGAACTCAGAATGCTCAAGCTGCACTAGCAGAAATCAATCGGATTCTTGGGTTCAAACTTTCACCAGAATGTTTGGAAGTACGATTTTTTATCCACCTTTCTCTTGAGGACTACAAAGCAGCTCTATGTGATGTTCAAACAATTCTTACTTTGCGTTCAGATTATAGAATGTTTGAGGGGCGTGTTGCTGCATCCCAACTCTGTACTCTTGTGCGTGAGCATGTTGAGCGTTGGACAACTGCAGATTGTTGGGCACGGTTATATGATTGTTGGTCTGCAGTTGATGATATTGGATCTCTATCTGTTATCTACCAGATGCTTGAATCTGATGCAGCAAAAGGTATTCTATACTTCAGACAGTCATTGCTTCTCCTAAG GTTGAACTGTCCTGAGGCTGCTATGCGGAGTTTACAGTTAGCTCGGCAACATGCATCAAGTGAGCATGAACGTCTTGTATATGAGGGGTGGATCTTATATGATACAGGTCATTATGAGGAAGGGCTCTGGAAAGCTGAAGAGTCTATCAATATCAAAAGATCTTTTGAGGCCTTTTTCCTGAAGGCCTATGCATTGGCTGACTCTAGTATAGATCCATCATGTTCACCAACTGTTATTTCACTTCTGGAAGATGCCTTGAAGTGTCCTTCAGATAATCTGCGCAAAG GCACTTAA
- the LOC100806268 gene encoding ETO1-like protein 1 isoform X1, translating into MRSFFPAESCKEAHPNALNPQSWLQIERGKLPKLSSSSHPSSASMCCFFLVGLGCGVCFAVICFSESLIKVPQPAILPFFKPVDYVEVLAQIHEELESCPPQERSNLFLLQYQVFRGLGEVKLMRRSLQGAWQRAHTVHEKIIFGAWLKYEKQEEELIADLLAACGKCAKEFAPVDIASLLPFDVNAGSEGRTTNENCISQNVTFTIGSEKIICERQKISELSAPFRAMLKGHFSESLSETIDLSENNISPSGMKAISDFSLNGSLIEVLPNLLLEILVFANKYCCERLKDACDRRLASLVSSKEDAVELMEYALDEHSTVLAASCLQVLLRDLPNCLNDNRVVEIFVHANKQQLAVMVGPGIFTLFCFLGEVSMNLNSSSDTTAHILERLVEFAENDQQRLLALHQLGCVRLLRKEYDEARCLFEGAVNAGHIYSVAGLARLDYIKGDKLLSYGQLNSVISSVTPLGWMYQERSLYCDGDKRWEDLEKASNLDPTLIYPYTYRAASLMRTQNAQAALAEINRILGFKLSPECLEVRFFIHLSLEDYKAALCDVQTILTLRSDYRMFEGRVAASQLCTLVREHVERWTTADCWARLYDCWSAVDDIGSLSVIYQMLESDAAKGILYFRQSLLLLRLNCPEAAMRSLQLARQHASSEHERLVYEGWILYDTGHYEEGLWKAEESINIKRSFEAFFLKAYALADSSIDPSCSPTVISLLEDALKCPSDNLRKGQALNNLGSVYVDCGKLDLAADCYINALKIRHTRAHHGLARVHCLKNDKAAAYMEMTELIKKAKNNASAYEKRSEYCDREQAKEDLEMVTRLDPLRVYPYRYRAAVLMDDHKEEEAIAELSRAIAFKADLHLLHLRAAFHEHKEDVLGALRDCRAALSVDPNHQEMLELHSRVNRHEP; encoded by the exons ATGAGGAGTTTCTTCCCTGCTGAATCCTGTAAAGAGGCTCACCCAAATGCTTTGAATCCTCAGTCATGGCTTCAAATTGAAAGAGGGAAACTTCccaagttgtcatcatcatcacACCCCTCATCTGCCTCAAT gtgttgtttttttttggtggggTTGGGGTGTGGTGTTTGTTTTGCTGTCATCTGCTTTAGTGAATCTCTGATCAAGGTCCCACAGCCAGCTATACTGCCTTTCTTTAAGCCTGTTGATTATGTGGAGGTTTTAGCTCAAATCCATGAAGAACTTGAGTCTTGTCCTCCGCAGGAGAGGTCAAACTTGTTTTTGTTGCAATACCAGGTCTTCAGGGGCCTTGGGGAAGTTAAACTGATGCGTAGAAGCCTCCAGGGAGCATGGCAGAGAGCCCACACTGTTCATGAGAAGATTATATTTGGGGCATGGTTGAAATATGAGAAGCAAGAGGAAGAGCTAATAGCTGACTTGCTTGCAGCTTGTGGTAAATGTGCGAAGGAGTTTGCGCCTGTAGATATAGCGTCTCTTCTTCCATTTGATGTAAATGCAGGTTCCGAGGGGAGAACGACCAATGAGAACTGCATTTCTCAAAATGTTACTTTTACGATTGGAAGTGAAAAGATAATTTGTGAGAGACAAAAAATTTCGGAACTTTCGGCACCATTTCGTGCAATGCTCAAGGGGCATTTCAGTGAATCACTCTCCGAGACTATAGATTTGTCTGAAAATAATATCTCCCCCTCAGGTATGAAGGCAATAAGTGATTTCAGTTTGAATGGCAGTTTAATTGAGGTCCTTCCAAATCTTTTGTTGGAGATATTAGTTTTCGCAAACAAGTATTGTTGTGAAAGACTTAAAGATGCTTGCGATAGAAGACTTGCATCCTTAGtttcctccaaagaagatgctGTGGAGCTCATGGAATATGCTCTTGATGAGCATTCAACTGTCCTTGCTGCATCTTGTTTACAAGTCCTTTTGCGTGATCTTCCAAACTGTTTGAATGACAATCGGGTGGTGGAGATATTTGTTCATGCTAATAAGCAGCAGCTAGCAGTCATGGTTGGGCCAGGTATATTTACACTTTTCTGTTTCTTAGGTGAAGTTTCTATGAACCTTAATTCTAGTTCAGACACAACAGCTCATATCCTGGAACGGTTAGTTGAGTTTGCTGAGAATGACCAGCAGAGACTACTCGCTTTACATCAATTGGGATGTGTAAGACTCTTAAGGAAAGAGTATGATGAAGCACGTTGTCTTTTTGAAGGGGCTGTAAATGCAGGCCATATATATTCTGTGGCAGGTTTAGCTAGACTGGACTATATAAAGGGTGACAAGCTTTTATCTTATGGGCAGCTCAACTCAGTCATTTCATCTGTTACTCCACTTGGATGGATGTATCAGGAAAGATCACTATACTGTGACGGTGACAAAAGGTGGGAGGACCTTGAGAAAGCAAGTAATCTGGATCCTACTCTTATATATCCTTACACGTACAGGGCTGCCTCTTTAATGAGAACTCAGAATGCTCAAGCTGCACTAGCAGAAATCAATCGGATTCTTGGGTTCAAACTTTCACCAGAATGTTTGGAAGTACGATTTTTTATCCACCTTTCTCTTGAGGACTACAAAGCAGCTCTATGTGATGTTCAAACAATTCTTACTTTGCGTTCAGATTATAGAATGTTTGAGGGGCGTGTTGCTGCATCCCAACTCTGTACTCTTGTGCGTGAGCATGTTGAGCGTTGGACAACTGCAGATTGTTGGGCACGGTTATATGATTGTTGGTCTGCAGTTGATGATATTGGATCTCTATCTGTTATCTACCAGATGCTTGAATCTGATGCAGCAAAAGGTATTCTATACTTCAGACAGTCATTGCTTCTCCTAAG GTTGAACTGTCCTGAGGCTGCTATGCGGAGTTTACAGTTAGCTCGGCAACATGCATCAAGTGAGCATGAACGTCTTGTATATGAGGGGTGGATCTTATATGATACAGGTCATTATGAGGAAGGGCTCTGGAAAGCTGAAGAGTCTATCAATATCAAAAGATCTTTTGAGGCCTTTTTCCTGAAGGCCTATGCATTGGCTGACTCTAGTATAGATCCATCATGTTCACCAACTGTTATTTCACTTCTGGAAGATGCCTTGAAGTGTCCTTCAGATAATCTGCGCAAAGGTCAG GCACTTAACAATCTTGGAAGTGTTTATGTTGACTGTGGTAAATTGGACTTGGCCGCTGATTGTTATATCAATGCCCTTAAAATCCGACACACCCGAGCTCATCATGGTCTTGCTCGCGTTCATTGTCTAAAAAATGATAAGGCTGCTGCGTATATGGAAATGACCGAACTTATTAAGAAGGCAAAAAACAATGCCTCTGCTTATGAGAAGAGGTCTGAGTACTGTGATCGTGAACAAGCAAAGGAAGATCTGGAGATGGTCACTAGATTAGATCCACTTCGGGTCTATCCTTATAGATATCGTGCTGCAG TATTGATGGACGACCACAAGGAAGAGGAAGCCATTGCAGAACTCTCTAGAGCTATTGCATTTAAAGCTGATTTGCATCTCTTGCATCTACGTGCAGCATTCCATGAACATAAAGAGGATGTCTTAGGTGCTCTAAGAGACTGTCGTGCTGCCCTCTCAGTGGACCCGAACCACCAAGAAATGTTGGAACTTCATAGCCGAGTCAATAGACACGAGCCATGA
- the LOC100806268 gene encoding ETO1-like protein 1 isoform X4, protein MRSFFPAESCKEAHPNALNPQSWLQIERGKLPKLSSSSHPSSASIESLIKVPQPAILPFFKPVDYVEVLAQIHEELESCPPQERSNLFLLQYQVFRGLGEVKLMRRSLQGAWQRAHTVHEKIIFGAWLKYEKQEEELIADLLAACGKCAKEFAPVDIASLLPFDVNAGSEGRTTNENCISQNVTFTIGSEKIICERQKISELSAPFRAMLKGHFSESLSETIDLSENNISPSGMKAISDFSLNGSLIEVLPNLLLEILVFANKYCCERLKDACDRRLASLVSSKEDAVELMEYALDEHSTVLAASCLQVLLRDLPNCLNDNRVVEIFVHANKQQLAVMVGPGIFTLFCFLGEVSMNLNSSSDTTAHILERLVEFAENDQQRLLALHQLGCVRLLRKEYDEARCLFEGAVNAGHIYSVAGLARLDYIKGDKLLSYGQLNSVISSVTPLGWMYQERSLYCDGDKRWEDLEKASNLDPTLIYPYTYRAASLMRTQNAQAALAEINRILGFKLSPECLEVRFFIHLSLEDYKAALCDVQTILTLRSDYRMFEGRVAASQLCTLVREHVERWTTADCWARLYDCWSAVDDIGSLSVIYQMLESDAAKGILYFRQSLLLLRLNCPEAAMRSLQLARQHASSEHERLVYEGWILYDTGHYEEGLWKAEESINIKRSFEAFFLKAYALADSSIDPSCSPTVISLLEDALKCPSDNLRKGT, encoded by the exons ATGAGGAGTTTCTTCCCTGCTGAATCCTGTAAAGAGGCTCACCCAAATGCTTTGAATCCTCAGTCATGGCTTCAAATTGAAAGAGGGAAACTTCccaagttgtcatcatcatcacACCCCTCATCTGCCTCAAT TGAATCTCTGATCAAGGTCCCACAGCCAGCTATACTGCCTTTCTTTAAGCCTGTTGATTATGTGGAGGTTTTAGCTCAAATCCATGAAGAACTTGAGTCTTGTCCTCCGCAGGAGAGGTCAAACTTGTTTTTGTTGCAATACCAGGTCTTCAGGGGCCTTGGGGAAGTTAAACTGATGCGTAGAAGCCTCCAGGGAGCATGGCAGAGAGCCCACACTGTTCATGAGAAGATTATATTTGGGGCATGGTTGAAATATGAGAAGCAAGAGGAAGAGCTAATAGCTGACTTGCTTGCAGCTTGTGGTAAATGTGCGAAGGAGTTTGCGCCTGTAGATATAGCGTCTCTTCTTCCATTTGATGTAAATGCAGGTTCCGAGGGGAGAACGACCAATGAGAACTGCATTTCTCAAAATGTTACTTTTACGATTGGAAGTGAAAAGATAATTTGTGAGAGACAAAAAATTTCGGAACTTTCGGCACCATTTCGTGCAATGCTCAAGGGGCATTTCAGTGAATCACTCTCCGAGACTATAGATTTGTCTGAAAATAATATCTCCCCCTCAGGTATGAAGGCAATAAGTGATTTCAGTTTGAATGGCAGTTTAATTGAGGTCCTTCCAAATCTTTTGTTGGAGATATTAGTTTTCGCAAACAAGTATTGTTGTGAAAGACTTAAAGATGCTTGCGATAGAAGACTTGCATCCTTAGtttcctccaaagaagatgctGTGGAGCTCATGGAATATGCTCTTGATGAGCATTCAACTGTCCTTGCTGCATCTTGTTTACAAGTCCTTTTGCGTGATCTTCCAAACTGTTTGAATGACAATCGGGTGGTGGAGATATTTGTTCATGCTAATAAGCAGCAGCTAGCAGTCATGGTTGGGCCAGGTATATTTACACTTTTCTGTTTCTTAGGTGAAGTTTCTATGAACCTTAATTCTAGTTCAGACACAACAGCTCATATCCTGGAACGGTTAGTTGAGTTTGCTGAGAATGACCAGCAGAGACTACTCGCTTTACATCAATTGGGATGTGTAAGACTCTTAAGGAAAGAGTATGATGAAGCACGTTGTCTTTTTGAAGGGGCTGTAAATGCAGGCCATATATATTCTGTGGCAGGTTTAGCTAGACTGGACTATATAAAGGGTGACAAGCTTTTATCTTATGGGCAGCTCAACTCAGTCATTTCATCTGTTACTCCACTTGGATGGATGTATCAGGAAAGATCACTATACTGTGACGGTGACAAAAGGTGGGAGGACCTTGAGAAAGCAAGTAATCTGGATCCTACTCTTATATATCCTTACACGTACAGGGCTGCCTCTTTAATGAGAACTCAGAATGCTCAAGCTGCACTAGCAGAAATCAATCGGATTCTTGGGTTCAAACTTTCACCAGAATGTTTGGAAGTACGATTTTTTATCCACCTTTCTCTTGAGGACTACAAAGCAGCTCTATGTGATGTTCAAACAATTCTTACTTTGCGTTCAGATTATAGAATGTTTGAGGGGCGTGTTGCTGCATCCCAACTCTGTACTCTTGTGCGTGAGCATGTTGAGCGTTGGACAACTGCAGATTGTTGGGCACGGTTATATGATTGTTGGTCTGCAGTTGATGATATTGGATCTCTATCTGTTATCTACCAGATGCTTGAATCTGATGCAGCAAAAGGTATTCTATACTTCAGACAGTCATTGCTTCTCCTAAG GTTGAACTGTCCTGAGGCTGCTATGCGGAGTTTACAGTTAGCTCGGCAACATGCATCAAGTGAGCATGAACGTCTTGTATATGAGGGGTGGATCTTATATGATACAGGTCATTATGAGGAAGGGCTCTGGAAAGCTGAAGAGTCTATCAATATCAAAAGATCTTTTGAGGCCTTTTTCCTGAAGGCCTATGCATTGGCTGACTCTAGTATAGATCCATCATGTTCACCAACTGTTATTTCACTTCTGGAAGATGCCTTGAAGTGTCCTTCAGATAATCTGCGCAAAG GCACTTAA
- the LOC100806268 gene encoding ETO1-like protein 1 isoform X2 has translation MRSFFPAESCKEAHPNALNPQSWLQIERGKLPKLSSSSHPSSASIESLIKVPQPAILPFFKPVDYVEVLAQIHEELESCPPQERSNLFLLQYQVFRGLGEVKLMRRSLQGAWQRAHTVHEKIIFGAWLKYEKQEEELIADLLAACGKCAKEFAPVDIASLLPFDVNAGSEGRTTNENCISQNVTFTIGSEKIICERQKISELSAPFRAMLKGHFSESLSETIDLSENNISPSGMKAISDFSLNGSLIEVLPNLLLEILVFANKYCCERLKDACDRRLASLVSSKEDAVELMEYALDEHSTVLAASCLQVLLRDLPNCLNDNRVVEIFVHANKQQLAVMVGPGIFTLFCFLGEVSMNLNSSSDTTAHILERLVEFAENDQQRLLALHQLGCVRLLRKEYDEARCLFEGAVNAGHIYSVAGLARLDYIKGDKLLSYGQLNSVISSVTPLGWMYQERSLYCDGDKRWEDLEKASNLDPTLIYPYTYRAASLMRTQNAQAALAEINRILGFKLSPECLEVRFFIHLSLEDYKAALCDVQTILTLRSDYRMFEGRVAASQLCTLVREHVERWTTADCWARLYDCWSAVDDIGSLSVIYQMLESDAAKGILYFRQSLLLLRLNCPEAAMRSLQLARQHASSEHERLVYEGWILYDTGHYEEGLWKAEESINIKRSFEAFFLKAYALADSSIDPSCSPTVISLLEDALKCPSDNLRKGQALNNLGSVYVDCGKLDLAADCYINALKIRHTRAHHGLARVHCLKNDKAAAYMEMTELIKKAKNNASAYEKRSEYCDREQAKEDLEMVTRLDPLRVYPYRYRAAVLMDDHKEEEAIAELSRAIAFKADLHLLHLRAAFHEHKEDVLGALRDCRAALSVDPNHQEMLELHSRVNRHEP, from the exons ATGAGGAGTTTCTTCCCTGCTGAATCCTGTAAAGAGGCTCACCCAAATGCTTTGAATCCTCAGTCATGGCTTCAAATTGAAAGAGGGAAACTTCccaagttgtcatcatcatcacACCCCTCATCTGCCTCAAT TGAATCTCTGATCAAGGTCCCACAGCCAGCTATACTGCCTTTCTTTAAGCCTGTTGATTATGTGGAGGTTTTAGCTCAAATCCATGAAGAACTTGAGTCTTGTCCTCCGCAGGAGAGGTCAAACTTGTTTTTGTTGCAATACCAGGTCTTCAGGGGCCTTGGGGAAGTTAAACTGATGCGTAGAAGCCTCCAGGGAGCATGGCAGAGAGCCCACACTGTTCATGAGAAGATTATATTTGGGGCATGGTTGAAATATGAGAAGCAAGAGGAAGAGCTAATAGCTGACTTGCTTGCAGCTTGTGGTAAATGTGCGAAGGAGTTTGCGCCTGTAGATATAGCGTCTCTTCTTCCATTTGATGTAAATGCAGGTTCCGAGGGGAGAACGACCAATGAGAACTGCATTTCTCAAAATGTTACTTTTACGATTGGAAGTGAAAAGATAATTTGTGAGAGACAAAAAATTTCGGAACTTTCGGCACCATTTCGTGCAATGCTCAAGGGGCATTTCAGTGAATCACTCTCCGAGACTATAGATTTGTCTGAAAATAATATCTCCCCCTCAGGTATGAAGGCAATAAGTGATTTCAGTTTGAATGGCAGTTTAATTGAGGTCCTTCCAAATCTTTTGTTGGAGATATTAGTTTTCGCAAACAAGTATTGTTGTGAAAGACTTAAAGATGCTTGCGATAGAAGACTTGCATCCTTAGtttcctccaaagaagatgctGTGGAGCTCATGGAATATGCTCTTGATGAGCATTCAACTGTCCTTGCTGCATCTTGTTTACAAGTCCTTTTGCGTGATCTTCCAAACTGTTTGAATGACAATCGGGTGGTGGAGATATTTGTTCATGCTAATAAGCAGCAGCTAGCAGTCATGGTTGGGCCAGGTATATTTACACTTTTCTGTTTCTTAGGTGAAGTTTCTATGAACCTTAATTCTAGTTCAGACACAACAGCTCATATCCTGGAACGGTTAGTTGAGTTTGCTGAGAATGACCAGCAGAGACTACTCGCTTTACATCAATTGGGATGTGTAAGACTCTTAAGGAAAGAGTATGATGAAGCACGTTGTCTTTTTGAAGGGGCTGTAAATGCAGGCCATATATATTCTGTGGCAGGTTTAGCTAGACTGGACTATATAAAGGGTGACAAGCTTTTATCTTATGGGCAGCTCAACTCAGTCATTTCATCTGTTACTCCACTTGGATGGATGTATCAGGAAAGATCACTATACTGTGACGGTGACAAAAGGTGGGAGGACCTTGAGAAAGCAAGTAATCTGGATCCTACTCTTATATATCCTTACACGTACAGGGCTGCCTCTTTAATGAGAACTCAGAATGCTCAAGCTGCACTAGCAGAAATCAATCGGATTCTTGGGTTCAAACTTTCACCAGAATGTTTGGAAGTACGATTTTTTATCCACCTTTCTCTTGAGGACTACAAAGCAGCTCTATGTGATGTTCAAACAATTCTTACTTTGCGTTCAGATTATAGAATGTTTGAGGGGCGTGTTGCTGCATCCCAACTCTGTACTCTTGTGCGTGAGCATGTTGAGCGTTGGACAACTGCAGATTGTTGGGCACGGTTATATGATTGTTGGTCTGCAGTTGATGATATTGGATCTCTATCTGTTATCTACCAGATGCTTGAATCTGATGCAGCAAAAGGTATTCTATACTTCAGACAGTCATTGCTTCTCCTAAG GTTGAACTGTCCTGAGGCTGCTATGCGGAGTTTACAGTTAGCTCGGCAACATGCATCAAGTGAGCATGAACGTCTTGTATATGAGGGGTGGATCTTATATGATACAGGTCATTATGAGGAAGGGCTCTGGAAAGCTGAAGAGTCTATCAATATCAAAAGATCTTTTGAGGCCTTTTTCCTGAAGGCCTATGCATTGGCTGACTCTAGTATAGATCCATCATGTTCACCAACTGTTATTTCACTTCTGGAAGATGCCTTGAAGTGTCCTTCAGATAATCTGCGCAAAGGTCAG GCACTTAACAATCTTGGAAGTGTTTATGTTGACTGTGGTAAATTGGACTTGGCCGCTGATTGTTATATCAATGCCCTTAAAATCCGACACACCCGAGCTCATCATGGTCTTGCTCGCGTTCATTGTCTAAAAAATGATAAGGCTGCTGCGTATATGGAAATGACCGAACTTATTAAGAAGGCAAAAAACAATGCCTCTGCTTATGAGAAGAGGTCTGAGTACTGTGATCGTGAACAAGCAAAGGAAGATCTGGAGATGGTCACTAGATTAGATCCACTTCGGGTCTATCCTTATAGATATCGTGCTGCAG TATTGATGGACGACCACAAGGAAGAGGAAGCCATTGCAGAACTCTCTAGAGCTATTGCATTTAAAGCTGATTTGCATCTCTTGCATCTACGTGCAGCATTCCATGAACATAAAGAGGATGTCTTAGGTGCTCTAAGAGACTGTCGTGCTGCCCTCTCAGTGGACCCGAACCACCAAGAAATGTTGGAACTTCATAGCCGAGTCAATAGACACGAGCCATGA